Proteins encoded by one window of Enterococcus faecalis:
- the mreC gene encoding rod shape-determining protein MreC encodes MKKFNPNKNIIITLILVIILVTIISLTAAQRSEKGKTNVVQGGVNNSVSMVDRVISFPARVVENGLSSMGNLINTFKENERLKEKIDSYNELAVQNNNYKREIDSLKQELNLNETLANYEKVTANVITRSPDTWQDLLIIDKGTNDGIEAGMAVMAQKGLVGRVIEVNATTAKVELLTSKNVNSNHFPVRVTSANGESFGLLKNYDNKTNALIVSQLTGDATLKEGDVVQTSGLGGNSPADLAVGTVIKVKPDSFGLDREVYVKPYADVYGISVVTVVKRSAGESE; translated from the coding sequence GTGAAAAAATTTAATCCAAATAAAAATATAATCATTACCTTAATTTTAGTCATTATTTTAGTAACCATTATTAGTTTAACTGCTGCGCAACGTTCTGAAAAAGGCAAAACCAATGTCGTTCAAGGTGGCGTCAATAATAGCGTTAGTATGGTGGACCGTGTGATTTCTTTTCCAGCTCGTGTGGTGGAAAATGGCTTGTCTTCAATGGGCAATTTAATTAACACGTTTAAAGAAAACGAACGTCTAAAAGAAAAAATTGATAGCTATAATGAATTAGCTGTCCAAAACAATAACTATAAACGCGAAATTGATAGTTTAAAACAAGAATTGAATCTGAACGAAACGTTAGCCAACTATGAAAAAGTAACTGCGAATGTCATTACGCGTTCGCCGGATACTTGGCAAGACTTATTAATTATCGATAAAGGAACCAATGACGGCATTGAAGCGGGCATGGCGGTCATGGCGCAAAAAGGGTTAGTGGGGCGTGTTATTGAAGTCAATGCAACGACTGCAAAAGTGGAACTACTAACGTCTAAAAATGTTAACTCGAACCATTTCCCTGTGCGAGTAACTTCCGCAAATGGCGAATCATTTGGTTTACTTAAAAATTACGACAATAAGACGAATGCATTAATTGTGTCACAATTAACTGGCGATGCCACTCTGAAAGAAGGCGATGTCGTTCAGACTTCTGGCTTAGGTGGTAATTCCCCAGCCGATTTAGCGGTAGGGACAGTTATTAAAGTGAAACCAGATAGTTTTGGTTTAGATCGTGAAGTGTATGTGAAACCTTATGCGGATGTCTATGGGATCTCCGTTGTGACGGTCGTGAAAAGATCGGCAGGGGAAAGCGAATGA